A section of the Alkalihalobacillus sp. LMS39 genome encodes:
- the hflK gene encoding FtsH protease activity modulator HflK, producing MVTIKQLIVGFVSLVVITILALFLVTGWYIVDETEQAALITFGKVEETVTEPGLHFKMPWPIQKVEVLPRQTFALRVGYREGDDGNLEYTDEAKMITGDENILLADLIVQWRITNPEQYLFNADKPEEILYNATSASLRGVIGSSQIDNVLTDQRPEIEASVRDYLVELMEHYEIGISVMDVKLQDVELPNEEVRRAFTEVTDAREERLTKVNEADKYRNQLINEAEGEKDALISRAEGTKSERIERARGDVARFNALYNEYRNNPDVTRSRLILETLETVLPGTEIYILDSNNDTVNYLPIRPLERQTQPVQEGGTSNE from the coding sequence ATGGTTACAATTAAACAATTAATCGTCGGATTTGTATCGTTAGTTGTTATTACGATTTTGGCCTTATTTTTAGTAACAGGTTGGTACATAGTCGATGAAACAGAGCAAGCAGCATTGATTACATTTGGTAAAGTAGAAGAAACGGTGACAGAACCTGGCTTACATTTTAAAATGCCGTGGCCTATTCAAAAGGTCGAAGTCTTACCAAGACAAACATTTGCTTTACGCGTTGGTTATCGTGAAGGTGATGATGGTAATTTAGAATACACGGATGAAGCAAAGATGATTACTGGAGATGAAAATATACTATTGGCAGATTTAATTGTTCAATGGAGAATTACAAACCCTGAACAATACTTATTTAATGCTGATAAGCCTGAGGAAATTTTGTATAATGCGACATCAGCCTCTTTACGTGGTGTTATTGGAAGCTCTCAAATTGACAATGTGTTAACAGACCAACGACCGGAAATAGAGGCAAGTGTAAGAGATTATTTAGTTGAACTGATGGAACATTATGAGATTGGGATTTCTGTTATGGATGTAAAACTTCAAGATGTTGAACTACCGAATGAAGAAGTAAGGCGAGCATTTACAGAAGTAACAGATGCACGTGAAGAACGATTAACAAAAGTAAATGAAGCTGATAAATATCGAAATCAGTTAATTAATGAAGCAGAAGGGGAAAAAGATGCCCTCATTTCTCGCGCAGAAGGAACTAAGTCAGAACGAATTGAAAGAGCAAGAGGGGATGTAGCTAGATTTAATGCTCTTTACAATGAGTATAGAAATAATCCTGATGTGACAAGAAGTCGCCTTATTTTAGAAACATTAGAAACGGTGTTACCGGGAACAGAGATTTATATTTTGGATAGCAATAATGACACGGTGAATTATTTACCTATTCGACCTCTTGAGCGACAAACGCAGCCGGTACAAGAAGGAGGAACTTCGAATGAGTGA
- the mdh gene encoding malate dehydrogenase — protein sequence MAIKRRKISVIGGGFTGATTALMVAQKELGDVVLVDIPQMEGPTKGKALDMLESTPVQGVDSHIIGTSQYEDTANSDVVVITAGIARKPGMSRDDLVSTNAKIMKAVTNEVVKHSPHCYIIVLTNPADAMTYTVFKESGFPKNRVIGQSGVLDTARFRTFVAQELNMSVEDITGFVLGGHGDDMVPLIRYSFAGGVPLEKLIPQERIDAIVERTRKGGGEIVGLLGNGSAYYAPAAALTQMVEAILKDKKRVIPTIAYLEGEYGYNDIYLGVPTILGGDGIEKVIELDLTEEEKEALDTSVQSVKNVMSALPKE from the coding sequence ATGGCAATAAAAAGAAGAAAAATATCAGTGATTGGTGGCGGTTTTACTGGAGCTACTACAGCTCTAATGGTCGCGCAAAAAGAACTTGGTGATGTTGTATTAGTCGATATCCCACAAATGGAGGGACCAACAAAAGGGAAAGCGTTGGACATGCTAGAATCGACACCTGTTCAAGGCGTAGATTCACATATTATTGGGACGAGTCAATATGAAGATACAGCTAATTCTGATGTTGTCGTTATCACTGCTGGGATTGCAAGAAAACCAGGAATGAGTCGTGATGATTTAGTAAGTACAAATGCAAAAATTATGAAAGCAGTAACGAATGAAGTCGTCAAACATTCTCCACACTGTTATATTATTGTTCTCACGAATCCAGCTGATGCTATGACATATACTGTTTTTAAAGAATCAGGATTTCCGAAAAACAGAGTCATTGGACAATCTGGAGTTCTAGATACAGCGCGGTTTCGAACATTCGTTGCCCAAGAATTAAACATGTCAGTAGAAGATATTACAGGATTTGTATTAGGCGGTCATGGTGATGATATGGTTCCATTAATTCGCTATTCTTTTGCGGGTGGAGTCCCTTTAGAAAAATTAATTCCACAAGAGCGGATAGATGCGATTGTAGAACGCACTCGTAAAGGCGGAGGAGAGATCGTTGGGCTACTAGGAAACGGAAGTGCCTATTATGCTCCTGCAGCAGCATTAACGCAAATGGTTGAAGCGATTTTAAAAGATAAAAAACGTGTCATCCCAACTATTGCTTATCTTGAAGGAGAGTATGGATACAATGACATTTATCTTGGTGTCCCTACAATTCTAGGTGGAGACGGGATTGAAAAAGTCATTGAATTAGATTTAACAGAAGAGGAAAAAGAAGCTCTTGATACATCCGTACAGTCTGTAAAAAATGTGATGTCTGCCTTGCCGAAAGAGTAA
- the citZ gene encoding citrate synthase — protein MSTTRGLEGVVATTSSVSSIIDSVLTYQGYNIDDLADNASFEEVIYLLWNGRLPNAEELATLTKEIAENASLPKEITDYMKNYPNGNVHPMAALRTAVSSLALYDEDADTMDEEVNRKKAIRLQAKIPTIVTAFSRIREGKEPVAPREDLGFAANFLYMLTGEEPSEIAVNAFNKALVLHADHELNASTFTARVCVATLSDMYSGLTAAIGALKGPLHGGANEAVMKMLSEIGEVENVEPYIRKALDNKEKIMGFGHRVYKDGDPRAKHLREMSQKLTQITGEPKWYEMSVKIEEIVTGEKGLLPNVDFYSASVYHSLGIKHDLFTPIFAVSRTSGWLAHILEQYSNNRLIRPRAEYVGPEKQSYISIENR, from the coding sequence ATGAGTACTACTCGTGGATTAGAAGGTGTTGTTGCAACAACGTCGAGCGTTAGCTCAATTATTGACAGTGTATTAACATACCAAGGATATAATATTGACGATTTAGCAGACAATGCTAGTTTTGAAGAGGTCATTTACCTTCTTTGGAATGGTCGTTTACCAAATGCCGAAGAACTTGCAACATTAACGAAAGAAATTGCCGAAAATGCAAGTCTACCAAAAGAAATTACGGATTATATGAAAAATTATCCAAATGGAAACGTTCATCCAATGGCAGCATTACGTACAGCAGTATCAAGTTTAGCTTTATATGATGAAGATGCAGATACGATGGATGAAGAAGTCAACCGTAAAAAAGCGATTCGTTTACAAGCAAAAATTCCAACAATAGTAACAGCGTTTTCACGTATTCGTGAAGGAAAAGAACCTGTAGCACCGAGAGAAGACTTAGGATTTGCTGCTAACTTCCTATATATGCTAACAGGTGAAGAGCCTTCTGAAATTGCGGTTAATGCGTTTAATAAAGCCCTTGTTTTACATGCTGACCACGAGTTAAATGCTTCTACATTTACAGCTCGAGTCTGTGTGGCAACCCTTTCAGATATGTATTCTGGACTTACAGCAGCGATTGGTGCTCTTAAAGGACCATTACATGGTGGAGCGAATGAAGCTGTAATGAAAATGCTTTCTGAAATTGGGGAAGTAGAAAATGTTGAACCATATATTCGCAAAGCTCTTGATAATAAAGAAAAGATTATGGGATTTGGTCACCGTGTGTACAAAGATGGCGACCCAAGGGCAAAGCATTTACGTGAAATGTCACAAAAATTAACGCAAATTACAGGTGAACCTAAATGGTATGAAATGTCTGTAAAAATTGAGGAAATCGTAACGGGCGAAAAAGGTTTACTTCCAAATGTTGATTTTTATTCAGCTAGCGTTTACCATAGTCTTGGGATCAAACATGATTTATTCACACCAATTTTTGCAGTCAGTCGTACGTCAGGTTGGTTAGCTCATATTTTAGAGCAATATAGCAATAACCGACTTATCCGTCCGCGTGCAGAATATGTTGGTCCTGAAAAGCAATCATATATTTCTATTGAAAATCGTTAA
- a CDS encoding ATP-binding protein, whose translation MAKFRFRFRLTIYILSVTLLVLIGLGFVIGQLFNSFYFDHLTDRMEKETEMLAYIVSGAEFEQSEKLQEIVVEVSEKLEARVTLIQTDGTVIAESHADPATMDNHLLRPEVQETLQDGEGHEIRYSDTLKAELLYYALPLYMDTELIGFVRLGVPIKALSDVTKNLWSVLVVSISMAFFVIVSVTYRITNQMIGPIEEATRVANALTDGDFKARTVEGREDEVGQLSRSINVLAYNLDQVTRRHQIQQERMETLIENMGSGLIFISTRGDITLINKSCRDIFQENTDKWLNRMYHEVIVHKEIIKIVQDIFLTEKRQRKQVKLAFYLEVRHFDVYGAPIMSEEGKLKGIALVFHDITELKKLEQVRKDFVANVSHELKTPVTSIKGFSETLLDGAMEEKELREKFLTIIWKESERLQSLIHDLLELSRIEQQYFKLNWQKTNVAEIIEEVVLLLKGKAEEKEIMLEYRVEGDLCIDGDPTRIRQIIINLITNGLTYTPAGGFLYIEAVPFAEESIEIKIQDSGIGISEQELPRIFERFYRVDKARSRNSGGTGLGLAIVKHLVEAHHGKIHVESTVGKGTTFFIRLNKQVAEIE comes from the coding sequence ATGGCTAAGTTTAGATTTCGCTTTCGGTTAACCATTTATATTTTGTCTGTTACTCTTTTAGTATTAATCGGGCTAGGTTTTGTAATCGGGCAATTATTTAATAGTTTTTACTTTGATCATTTAACAGACCGAATGGAAAAAGAAACCGAAATGCTCGCTTATATTGTTTCCGGTGCTGAGTTTGAGCAGAGTGAAAAGTTACAAGAAATTGTAGTTGAAGTGAGTGAGAAATTAGAAGCTCGAGTCACACTAATTCAAACGGACGGTACCGTTATTGCAGAATCACACGCTGACCCAGCAACAATGGACAATCATTTGTTACGACCAGAAGTACAAGAAACTCTTCAAGATGGAGAGGGACATGAAATTCGGTATAGTGACACGCTGAAAGCTGAATTATTGTATTATGCCTTGCCTTTATACATGGACACAGAATTAATTGGCTTTGTTCGACTAGGTGTTCCGATTAAAGCACTAAGTGACGTTACAAAAAATTTATGGTCAGTTTTAGTTGTTAGTATATCAATGGCTTTTTTTGTTATCGTTTCGGTTACCTATCGGATTACAAATCAAATGATTGGTCCAATTGAGGAGGCGACAAGAGTAGCCAATGCCTTAACAGATGGTGACTTTAAAGCAAGAACCGTAGAAGGTAGAGAAGATGAGGTTGGTCAATTAAGCCGCTCGATTAACGTATTAGCTTACAACTTAGACCAAGTTACAAGACGACATCAAATCCAACAAGAGCGAATGGAAACATTAATTGAAAACATGGGAAGTGGCTTAATCTTTATTAGCACCCGTGGTGACATTACGTTAATTAATAAGTCATGTCGTGATATCTTTCAAGAAAATACCGACAAATGGTTAAATCGTATGTATCATGAAGTTATTGTTCATAAAGAAATTATTAAAATTGTTCAAGATATTTTCTTAACCGAAAAGCGGCAACGAAAACAAGTGAAATTAGCCTTTTATTTAGAAGTTCGCCACTTTGATGTATATGGGGCACCGATTATGAGTGAAGAAGGAAAACTAAAAGGGATTGCTCTCGTTTTCCATGACATTACAGAATTGAAAAAATTAGAGCAAGTGAGAAAAGATTTTGTCGCAAATGTTTCTCATGAGTTAAAAACACCGGTAACGTCAATTAAGGGATTTTCTGAAACCTTGTTAGATGGTGCAATGGAGGAAAAAGAGTTACGAGAAAAATTTTTAACGATAATTTGGAAAGAAAGTGAGAGACTTCAAAGTTTAATTCATGATTTATTGGAGTTGTCTCGAATTGAACAACAATATTTCAAATTAAATTGGCAAAAAACGAATGTCGCTGAAATCATTGAAGAAGTTGTTTTGCTTTTAAAAGGAAAAGCAGAAGAAAAGGAAATTATGCTTGAATACCGAGTTGAAGGTGACTTATGTATTGACGGGGATCCAACTCGTATACGCCAAATCATTATTAACTTAATTACGAATGGGTTAACATACACGCCAGCGGGAGGCTTTTTATATATTGAAGCTGTTCCGTTTGCAGAAGAAAGCATTGAAATCAAAATTCAAGACTCAGGCATTGGGATTAGCGAACAAGAATTACCTCGTATATTCGAACGATTTTACCGTGTCGATAAAGCGAGAAGCCGTAATTCTGGAGGAACTGGTTTAGGTTTAGCTATCGTAAAACATCTTGTTGAAGCACATCATGGAAAAATTCATGTGGAAAGTACGGTTGGAAAAGGGACAACATTTTTCATTCGGTTAAATAAACAGGTTGCGGAAATAGAGTAA
- the icd gene encoding NADP-dependent isocitrate dehydrogenase, translating into MGNAIKVNNGVLDVPNNPVIPYIEGDGIGPDIWAAASRVLDAAVEKAYNGEKKIEWKEILAGEKAFNQTGSWLPEETLDAVREYIIAIKGPLTTPIGGGIRSLNVALRQELDLFTCLRPVRYFQGVPSPVKRPEDTDMVIFRENTEDIYAGIEYQKGSDEVKKLIDFLQNEMGVKNIRFPETSGLGIKPVSQEGTERLVRAAINYAITEGRKSVTLVHKGNIMKFTEGAFKNWGYELAEREFGEKVFTWAQYDAIAERDGKDAANQAQADAEAAGKIIVKDAIADIFLQQILTRPAEFDVVATMNLNGDYISDALAAQVGGIGIAPGANINYDTGHAIFEATHGTAPKYAGLDKVNPSSVLLSGELMLRHLGWTEAADLIMASMEKTIASKVVTYDFARLMDGATEVKCSEFANELINNL; encoded by the coding sequence ATGGGAAATGCAATTAAAGTTAACAACGGAGTATTAGATGTACCGAATAATCCAGTTATTCCTTATATTGAAGGAGATGGGATTGGACCAGATATTTGGGCTGCCGCTTCAAGAGTATTAGATGCAGCAGTTGAAAAAGCGTATAATGGCGAAAAGAAAATTGAGTGGAAAGAAATTTTAGCTGGAGAAAAAGCATTTAACCAAACTGGTAGTTGGTTACCAGAAGAAACATTAGATGCTGTTCGCGAATACATAATTGCGATTAAAGGACCACTTACAACGCCAATCGGTGGAGGAATTCGTTCCCTTAATGTTGCACTTCGTCAAGAGTTAGATTTATTTACGTGCTTACGTCCTGTACGTTATTTCCAAGGTGTACCGTCACCAGTAAAACGTCCAGAAGATACGGACATGGTGATTTTCCGTGAAAACACTGAAGATATTTATGCTGGGATTGAATATCAAAAAGGAAGCGATGAAGTGAAAAAGCTTATCGATTTCCTTCAAAATGAAATGGGCGTAAAAAACATCCGTTTCCCTGAAACTTCTGGATTAGGAATCAAGCCGGTTTCTCAAGAAGGTACGGAGCGTTTAGTTCGTGCGGCGATCAATTATGCAATTACAGAAGGTCGTAAAAGTGTAACGCTTGTTCATAAAGGAAACATTATGAAGTTTACTGAAGGAGCATTCAAAAACTGGGGTTATGAGCTTGCTGAGCGCGAATTTGGTGAAAAAGTATTTACATGGGCTCAATATGATGCGATTGCAGAGCGTGATGGAAAAGATGCTGCAAACCAAGCACAAGCTGATGCTGAAGCAGCTGGTAAAATTATCGTTAAAGATGCAATTGCTGATATTTTCTTACAACAAATTTTAACACGACCGGCTGAGTTTGATGTTGTAGCAACAATGAACTTAAACGGTGACTATATTTCTGATGCTCTTGCTGCCCAAGTTGGTGGAATTGGAATTGCTCCTGGAGCAAACATTAACTATGATACTGGCCATGCTATTTTTGAAGCAACACATGGTACAGCTCCAAAATATGCAGGTTTGGATAAAGTAAACCCATCTTCTGTTTTATTATCCGGAGAATTAATGCTTCGTCATTTAGGATGGACAGAGGCAGCTGATTTAATTATGGCTTCTATGGAAAAAACAATTGCAAGTAAAGTCGTTACTTATGACTTTGCGCGTCTAATGGATGGTGCAACAGAAGTAAAATGTTCTGAATTTGCAAATGAATTAATCAACAACCTATAA
- a CDS encoding DUF441 domain-containing protein has translation MSQSTLFMLLLLAIGIIGRNNSLTIAVIVLLVIQYSGLGKILYPYIQQKGINWGVTIIMIAVLIPIVTGEIGFKQLTEAFRSAYAWIAMISGIAVALIAANGIDLLKTDPHITTALVMGTILAVALFQGVAVGPLIGAGIAYFAIKVVEFFSSF, from the coding sequence ATGTCTCAGTCAACCTTGTTTATGTTACTCTTATTAGCCATTGGGATTATTGGTAGAAATAACTCGTTAACAATCGCGGTTATTGTGTTGCTTGTTATTCAATACAGTGGGTTAGGAAAAATTCTCTATCCCTATATCCAACAAAAAGGGATTAATTGGGGAGTTACAATTATTATGATCGCCGTTTTAATTCCAATTGTAACTGGTGAAATTGGGTTTAAGCAATTAACAGAGGCCTTTCGCTCTGCATATGCATGGATTGCGATGATTTCTGGAATTGCAGTTGCCTTAATTGCTGCCAATGGAATTGATTTATTAAAAACAGACCCACACATTACCACAGCCCTTGTCATGGGAACGATTCTTGCTGTAGCCTTATTTCAAGGTGTTGCAGTAGGACCGCTAATAGGAGCAGGCATTGCCTATTTTGCTATTAAGGTTGTTGAATTTTTTTCTTCATTCTAG
- a CDS encoding response regulator transcription factor yields MSQRILVVDDEESIVTLLQFNLEQAGFHVVTAMDGNTALQLAKNQQFDLVVLDLMIPEIDGLDVCKQMRLNKIMTPILMLTAKDDEFDKVLGLELGADDYMTKPFSPREVVARVRAILRRVGQVQTTQEVNQSDDTIIQIGEVEIFPDNYEVLYNKTPMELTPKEFELLLYLANHKGRVLTRDQLLNAVWNYEFVGDTRIVDVHISHLREKIEPNTKKPIYIKTIRGLGYKLEEPQLNG; encoded by the coding sequence ATGTCACAAAGAATTTTAGTCGTTGATGATGAAGAATCAATCGTTACCTTATTACAGTTTAATTTAGAACAAGCAGGGTTTCATGTTGTTACAGCAATGGATGGAAATACAGCTCTTCAATTAGCGAAAAATCAGCAATTTGATTTAGTTGTACTCGATTTAATGATTCCAGAAATTGATGGGTTAGATGTTTGTAAACAAATGCGCTTAAATAAAATTATGACTCCTATCCTGATGCTTACAGCAAAGGATGATGAGTTTGACAAAGTGTTAGGGTTGGAACTTGGAGCAGACGATTATATGACTAAACCGTTCAGTCCAAGAGAAGTAGTCGCACGAGTAAGGGCCATTCTCCGCCGTGTCGGTCAAGTACAAACAACTCAAGAAGTAAATCAGTCTGACGATACGATCATTCAAATCGGAGAAGTGGAAATTTTCCCTGATAATTACGAGGTGCTTTATAATAAAACTCCAATGGAGCTTACACCAAAAGAGTTTGAATTATTATTGTATTTAGCTAATCATAAAGGCAGAGTGTTAACGCGAGATCAATTGTTAAATGCAGTATGGAATTATGAATTTGTGGGGGATACAAGGATCGTAGATGTTCATATTAGTCATCTGCGTGAGAAAATAGAACCAAATACGAAAAAACCAATTTATATAAAAACGATCCGCGGCTTAGGGTATAAGCTCGAGGAGCCTCAATTAAATGGCTAA